A segment of the Salminus brasiliensis chromosome 1, fSalBra1.hap2, whole genome shotgun sequence genome:
TCTTTCTATTGTATATGATTATATTGATCGCACtgttaagctaagctaagctaatcttcattagtcccacagtggggaaattctcagtgtcagcaGAGAGGGACAGCAACACCCTCAGATACAGAAACATAGATAAACATCttacactataaacacaatagaaataagaattaaaacagcaataactattatttactgattatttactgattatttactgattatttactgattattgcaaatgactcttaattgggggggggggggggtgttgcacatagtatttttacattgagggatctctgttccctgaacatgtgtgtgtagtttaagtgtgtgtgtagtttaagtgtgtgtgtagttaagcaGGGCCTGAATTTCAGTGCGGGATTGCGGGAATTGCGCACTATTTCTTCTATTCCCGCAATTTTAGCTTTAATAATGCGGGAAACTCCCGCACACAATTACAGCAAAAAACGTTCAGCAAAAATGATCCCGGTTTGGATTGTGAGACGGACGGATGGACCGCGCGTACTGGGAGCTGCACTCGGCGCGCTCACTCCTCCTCTGTCTACAGAGCTACGAGAAACTTTTGCTTTAGAGGCATTTCTCCCGGTCAACTTTCAGAACTTGAGGCACACAAACATGGAACGCTGGCTAAAACGCAAATCTCCATCGTCTGAAACTGAACCCGCTCAGAAAAAGGCACTGGAACCCGAACGGACTCGCACAAGCAGCAGCGTTAACGAAGCCAATCCACAGGATTCACAGACAGGTGACGGCACCAAACTAAAGCAGCAGTCCAAAGATAAGTTTCAGGCCAATTGGCCAAGAATATATCCTTGGCTTGAACTTAATAGCGGTGAAATGAGCTGCTCGATTTGTAAAATGTACGGTGCTGCGCCTTTTACCAGCCGATGCTACAAAACGTGGACTTTAAGTGGCCACTCGGACAGTGTTTCTCATACAGCAGCACTGAAGAGAAAGCGCGATGGCCAACGCTATTGAAGTTGCGCAGCTGCAGTGTGAGGAAGAAATAACGGGGCTTCTCAAAACTGCTTACTTTACTGCAGAAAACGAACTGGCTAATTCAAAATTTGGGCATCTCGTTAAATTCATGAAAGAGATGGAGTGTCCTTCTTTTAAAAAGCTGAAAACTGAAATGTCAAGTTATGGAAGCTACACTAATGAGAAAGGTGTAGCAGAAATGCACCAAGCTATTGCAAGTGCACTTGTGGAAGATGTTGACAAAGCTGTGCTAAAAAGCCCTGTGTTTTCTTTAGTACTGGACGAGTCCACAGACATAAGCAACATGAAGCGACTTATAACATATGTAAGGTACATGGATGACAACAAGATAAAAACAAAATTGTTCAGGAACTCTGAAATTGTTGATGGAAGAGCAGACACCATTTTTGAGGATATTAAGCAATTGCTGGCAGAAAAGAATTTAGATGGAAAAAAGCTTGCAGCAGTTTGTACTGATGGTGCTGCTGTTATGACAGGATGTCGCCAAGGAGTTGTTAAAAAACTCAGAGGGGAGTTCAACTCAGATTTGGTGGGGGTGCATTGCACAGCTCATTGTCTTGCTCTTGTTGCTAGTGATGCAGCCagatctgtgcaacaggtaaaaAAGCTTCAGCAGGATTTGAGGtcaatttttgtatttttcagtAATTCTGCTGTCAGAAGCAACAGGTTGCATGAATTGCAGAAACAGCTGGATGAGCCCCAACTGAAGTTTACCCAGCCACATACAGTGAGGTGGCTGTCAGTTCACAGTGCTGTATCAGTGGTGTGTAGATCACTGAAATCCCTGAGAGatatatctatataatatatGCTCATTTCCTGTATACACACAAAATCATTTCCACTGTAGCCTGCACCTTTGGCAAGATTACTTACAACTTCTCGTTATATTCCAAAGCtatttaaaatatacttaatgcataaaaataaagattttggCATTCTCTCAGTTCTTCTTCTGATTAGGAAGTTTTATGAAAACTTCCCAAATCTGGAAGCTCAGTTCTTCTCTCAGTGCCTCTGTCCTTCAGATGGGAGGAGCAGCCGTTCAGCCCCTCTCTGTTAGGGGGTGCTGTGAGCTGGGCTATGGGGAATTTGCGATGCTGAAGCAAATCATGGTTTCCAGTGAGTCACATGCTTCATTTTCCTTTCAACAGTTTGCAGAGACTGTGCTGCATGAACATAGCGGTGTGTTCACTGAAATGGAGAAACTCATTAAGATAGCTCTGGTCATTCCAGTTGCAAGTGTGTCGTGTGAACGTGGATTCAGCACACAAAACAGGATTAAAACtaaattcagaaattcactgaGTAATACAAATCTCACCAATCTGATGCTCATTTCTGAGCTTGGCCCTCCCCGAGACCAGTTTGATTTCAAGAGAGCTGTTATCAAGTGGAAAGAGATGAAGCAAAGGAGACAGAGGACAGGGAAAGAATAGCACACAAAGGCAGCTACTAATATAACAACTGAGGACATTGATGAACTACAAGAGGTGGCCAATAACAGAGGAGAaggacaaaagaaaaacataactGCAGTGTATATAGTTCTGCCTGATGCCAAGTCGGCGGACTGTGATGTCATGCCACATGCCATGTGGACACAGTTTCAGCACACAAAACAGCCGTAAAACGttgaaaaaagttttttaaaaagttcttaAATTTACTGACTTATAACAAGCCTCACCAATCTGATGCTCCTTTCAGAGCTTGACCCCTTCCAGAGAGCAGTtggaatgtttgtgttttttgataTTGATTTTTGGAGTACaagaaaaatagaaaactaCAAAAGAAAGACCAAGGAGAGGACATCAGGGTAGAGAAGAACCAAGAGACAGGTTACAGCAATGTCTATAGTTCAGCGAATATCTTAAGTTGAAGCACAGCAACAAAACTCTTAAAAAGGACAAGACCTGTAGTTCAGCTCACCAGTAGTATCCCCCCCCAAATGTAGAAATCCCCCTGATGTGACACATTTAAGGGGGAATTCCCCCCCATTTTGAAAAATGAATTTCAGGCCCtgagttaagtgtgtgtgtagtttaagtgtgtgtgtagtttaagtgtgtgtgtagttaagtgtgtgtgtagtttaagtgtgtgtgtagtttaagtgtgtgtgtagtttaagtgtgtgtgtagttaagtgtgtgtgtagttaagtgtgtgtgtagtttaagtgtgtgtgtagttaagtgtgtgtgtagttaagtgtgtgtgtagttaagtgtgtgtgtagtttaagtgtgtgtgtagtttaagtgtgtgtagtttaagtgtgtgtgtagttaagtgtgtgtgtagtttaagtgtgtgtgtgtagtttaagtgtgtgtgtagtttaagtgtgtgtgtagttaagtgtgtgtgtagtttaagtgtgtgtgtagtttaagtgtgtgtgtagttaagtgtgtgtgtgtagtttaagtgtgtgtgtagttaagtgtgtgtgtagtttaagtgtgtgtgtagtttaagtgtgtgtagttaagtgtgtgtgtgtagtttaagtgtgtgtgtagtttaagtgtgtgtgtagttaagtgtgtgtgtgtagtttaagtgtgtgtgtagttaagtgtgtgtgtgtagtttaagtgtgtgtagtttatgaCAGTGACCAGTGAAGGGTCACTAGATATGACTCATGGCAGACGAGCAGCATGACCAGACTAGCCACCAGTCACAGCCTGACCTCCCCACCGGTTCAGCTGGTCACTCTGATAGAGCAGCTAGTCCAGCGACCCCAAATAACAACATCCAATGACCGGGACAGCCTGCCCGCTAACGGCCAGCTCAGAGCTCCGGAACCCGCTGGCAGCAGAGCCTGGTGCTGAGCTGGACCGCAGCAGCCGACCGGACTGACCCGGGCTTTGCTAAAGCTAACGGCTAACATTAGCCAGCCCGCAGTGCTGCCCCAAACCCGCTGCCCCCTGCCCCCTGCCCCCAGCCCGCTGCCTCCAGCCCCCTGCCCCCTGCCCCCAGCCCGCTGCCTCCAGCCCCCTGCCCCCAGCCTCCAGCCCCCTGCCCCCAGCCTCCAGCCCCCTGCCCGCTGCCCCCCAGCCCCCAGCCCGCTGCCTCCTCTTACCTCCGTCTGCAGCTCCGTGCCGTTCGCCTCCATTTCCTAGCAGAGTTCAGCTGTACCGCTGATTATTACAGTTAATATTTCTGTTATTATTTCTGTTATTACTGAAGATAAACCGCACTGCGCcgctgagctgctctccagaggAGCGGAAACACTCAGCCCGGGACAGCCACAGCGCCCCTCCTGCTGCGGAGCGGAACTGCACCCAGCTGAACACTTCATTAaacattcattttaataaagtttCCTTAAAAAACTCTTACAATTATTCATAAAACAAGTTTCTAACAAATGAAACACATTCAGAAAATAATAGTGCAATACAACGAACAAAAATAATCTGTCAGTTGTTTACTATTACACAGAAGAGTGATGCTACAGCTCTCCTCACACGTCTACACACAGAAATCACCATCCCAACATCCAGCAACACAATCTCTTTACTGATCATCATAAAGCTGATCATACAGATCATATCCATCAGAGGGGCGAGCGGCCATGTTTAACTCATACAGCCGATCCGGTCCTCGGGTCTCAGCGGCAGGGCTGGTAACCGGCCAATAAGATCCGTTTATTGGGTTTTCCGGTTCGGCGGTTAGTTAGAGTCTAAGGAGCCTCCAGAGCGAGCTTCTCCAAAGCTTCTCCATCAAAGCGGAGGAAATGCCAGCCCTCCTTCTCCGTCAGATCCTGAGCACCTTTAGACAGGTAGAAGTCCAGAGACGGCCTGTTCCAGTCCAGGACTGAGAACTGCAGCCGGACACACTGCTGCTCCATGGccacctgcaacacacacacacacacacacacacacacacacacacacacacacacaggtaaataagcaggtgtaATTTATGGGTATTAGCATGTAAAGAACTCACCTTGGCAACCGTCGCCATCAGAGCCTTCCCGATACCTttacctgagagagagacagagagacacagagagagacagaaagagagagagagagagagagagagagacagagagacagagagagagagtaagagagacagagagagagagacagagagagagagagacagagagagagagagagacagagagagagagacagagagagagagagagagagagagagagagagagagagagagacatggctgaagcTCCTGTTTGTGGGCCTGTTATTGGAATTGTCCGTTCCCCCTTAAATGGGGCAGCGGTTCCGTTCTGGCGCCTCAGGCCCGTGAATAAGAACCGTGTCAGTACGGAGTGTTGGAGAACCTTAACACCCACCTCTGAAGTCAGGCATGACGTACAGATCCTCCATGTAGATGCACCGCCCCCTCCAGGTGCTGTAGGTGTAGAAATACAGCGCATAGCCCACCACTGTGTGACctacacccacacaaacaccagCACGATCACcctggagagtgtgtgtgtgtgtgtgtgtgtgtgtgtgtgtgtgtgactgaactCCACAGTGTTAACCGAGCCTGTGAGTGTTACGGTACCTCCGGGAGAACTGTGTTCCTGCGGCACCTCCGCCACCAAACACTGGAAAAACGGGTTTGGACCGAACCCGTCCCGCTCCAGCTCTGAAACcacagcccacacacacacacacacacatacagtacacacactgcGCAAAACctgtaaacatttaaaagacatttaacACCTGCACACCTGAACATCAGAACACCTGAACATCAGAACACCTGCACACCTGAACATCAGAACACCTGAACATCAGAACACCTGCACACCTGAACATCAGAACACCTGAACATCAGAACACCTGCACACCTGAACATCAGAACACCTGAACATCAGAACACCTGCACACCTGAACATCAGAACACCTGAACATCAGAACACCTGAACACCTGCACACCTGAACATCAGAACACCTGCACACCTGAACACCTGCACACCTGAACATCAGAACACCTGCACACCTGCACACCTGAACATCAGAACACCTGAACATCAGAACACCTGCACACCTGAACATCAGAACACCTGAACATCAGAACACCTGCACACCTGAACATCAGAACACCTGAACATCAGAACACCTGCACACCTGAACATCAGAACACCTGAACATCAGAACACCTGCACACCTGAACACCTGCACACCTGAACACCTGCACACCTGAACATCAGAACACCTGCACACCTGAACATCAGAACACCTGAACATCAGAACACCTGCACACCTGAACATCAGAACACCTGCACACCTGAACACCAGAACACCTGAACATCAGAACACCTGCACACCTGAACATCAGAACACCTgaacatcagaacatcagaacaCCTGAACATCAGAACACCTGCACACCTGAACATCAGAACACCTGCACACCTGAACATCAGAACACCTGAACATCAGAACACCTGCACACCTGAACATCAGAACACCTGCATACCTGAACATCAGAACACCTGCACACCTGAACATCAGAACACCTGAACATCAGAACACCTGCACACCTGAACATCAGAACACCTGAACATCAGAACACCTGAACACCTGAACATCAGAACACCTGAACATCAGAACACCTGCACAGAACCTGTACACCTGAACAtcagaagtcaagtcaagtcaagtcaagtggggttTTAtggtcatttcagctacatacagagaacacagtgaaatgaaacaacgctcctccaggaccatggagcaacatagacacagtacagacagaggataataaataattgacggtagtgtgcaaattctgcagtgtgtaataaatagagtccagtgaggtagtaaaatcaaataaaaaatcaaatcaaattttataaagtaaagttattagtgcaatgctttgtgcaaaaatgcttccccttttttaTCTGgtgtaaatggttggagagagagagagagagagagagagagagagagacagagagacagagagagagagagagacagagagagagagagagacagagagagagagagggagagggagagagagagagagagggagagggagagagagagagtgtaagatatcagttcaggagttgagttgtgttgaggagtcctgatggcttgggggaagaagctgttgcagagtctggtcgtgttggaccggatgctgcggtaccttcttcctgatggcaggagggaaaACAGTCTGTATGAAGgctgggtggagtcatccacaatgctggttgctttgtggatgcagcgggtggtgtaaatgtccatgacggaggggagagagactccgatggtcctctcagctgtcctcacaatgcgttggagggacttgcggtcagaggctgtgcaggtcccaaaccaggcagtgatgcagctgcttaggatgctctctatggttcccctatagaagagggtgaggatgggtggagggagacgggcctttctcagcttccggaggaagtagagacgctgttgggctttcttggctgtagagctggtgttcagggaccaggtgaggttctccgctaggtggacaccaaggaacttggtgctcttaacgatctccacagaggagccgttgatgctgagcggagagtggtccggtcttgatttcctgaagtcaacaaccatttccttggtcttctctacattccagtgaaggttgttgactgtacaccagtctgtcagctgctgcacctcctctctgtatgctgactcgtcgcctttgctgatgagacccagcacagttgtatcatcggcgaactttatgatgctgttagaactgtttcgcaacacagtcatgagtcagcagggtgaacagcagaggactcagtacacggccctgaggtgccccagtgttcagtgtgatggtgctggagctgctgtcccccgaaccggactaactggggcctccctgtcaggaagtccaggatccagttgcagaggggggtgttgaggcccagcaggcttaacttcctggtgaggttctgtgggatgatggtgttgaatgctgaactgaagtctatgaacagcattctgatgtaggtgtccttcttctccaggtgggtaagagagagatgaagggtggtggtgatggcatcgtctgtggagcggttgggacaatatgcaaattgcagggggtccaatgaacagggcagttggttcttgatgttcctcatgactaacctctcatagcacttcatgatgatgggcgtgagagctacgggacggtagtcattgaggcaggacaccgtggacttcttcggcacggggacgatggtggtgggcttgaggcacgttgggacagtggagctgcgcagggagacgttgaagatgtccatgAGAACACCTGAACATCAGAACACCTGCACACCTGAACATCAGAACACTTGCACAGGACCTGTACACCTGAACATCAGAACACCTGTACAGAACCTGTACACCTGAACATCAGAACACCTGTACAGAACCTGTACACCTGAACATCAGAACACCTGCACAGAACCTGTACACCTGAACATCAGAACACCTGCACAGAACCTGTACACCTGAACATCAGAACACCTGCACAGAACCTGTACACCTGAACATCATCAACTACAGTAAACTGACCTTTGTGGCAGATCTTCACTTGGTCAGGCATCTTCTCATACACTGCCAaatcctgcacacacacacacacacacacacacacacacagtgagctggACTTTACTCAGAGGGAGTTTTACTGTGTTCAGAACTAATCATTCATTAATCTCACTGCATTCAGCTCAacctcagagtgtgtgtgtgagtgtgtgagtgtgagagagtgtgtgtgtgagtgtgagagagtgtgtgtgtgagtgtgagagagtgtgtgtgtgagtgtgtgagtgtgtaaaaatacacaacagtcaataaacacaaatgaaatGAGTTGAGAATAAGAGCAGATTAA
Coding sequences within it:
- the sat2b gene encoding diamine acetyltransferase 2b isoform X3, translated to MLISAFASPLAREFHTVQSRGPGLVSSCRRSIKPISLINTLISMEYSIRPARAQDCTDIERMIMDLAVYEKMPDQVKICHKELERDGFGPNPFFQCLVAEVPQEHSSPGGHTVVGYALYFYTYSTWRGRCIYMEDLYVMPDFRGKGIGKALMATVAKVAMEQQCVRLQFSVLDWNRPSLDFYLSKGAQDLTEKEGWHFLRFDGEALEKLALEAP
- the sat2b gene encoding diamine acetyltransferase 2b isoform X2, whose amino-acid sequence is MLISAFASPLAREFHTVQSRGPGLVSSCRRSIKPISLINTLISMEYSIRPARAQDCTDIERMIMDLAVYEKMPDQVKICHKELERDGFGPNPFFQCLVAEVPQEHSSPGGHTVVGYALYFYTYSTWRGRCIYMEDLYVMPDFRGKGIGKALMATVAKVSSLHANTHKLHLLIYLCVCVCVCVCVCVCVCCRWPWSSSVSGCSSQSWTGTGRLWTSTCLKVLRI
- the sat2b gene encoding diamine acetyltransferase 2b isoform X1 gives rise to the protein MLISAFASPLAREFHTVQSRGPGLVSSCRRSIKPISLINTLISMEYSIRPARAQDCTDIERMIMDLAVYEKMPDQVKICHKGVLMDIFNVSLRSSTVPTCLKPTTIVPVPKKSTVSCLNDYRPVALTPIIMKCYERLVMRNIKNQLPCSLDPLQFAYCPNRSTDDAITTTLHLSLTHLEKKDTYIRMLFIDFSSAFNTIIPQNLTRKLSLLGLNTPLCNWILDFLTGRPQLVRFGGQQLQHHHTEHWGTSGPCTESSAVHPADS